The following coding sequences are from one Triticum aestivum cultivar Chinese Spring chromosome 5A, IWGSC CS RefSeq v2.1, whole genome shotgun sequence window:
- the LOC123105027 gene encoding lysosomal beta glucosidase, which translates to MGSLHKTTFVLLMFCLAALGSADYLKYKDPKQPLGVRIKDLLGRMTLAEKIGQMTQIERENATAEAMSKYFIGSVLSGGGSVPSPQASAAAWQSMVNEMQKGALSTRLGIPMIYGIDAVHGHNNVYKATIFPHNVGLGATRDPMLIKRIGEATALEVRATGIPYAFAPCIAVCRDPRWGRCYESYSEDPKVVQSMTTLISGLQGDVPAGSEGRPYVGGSKKVAACAKHYVGDGGTFMGINENDTIIDAHGLMTIHMPAYYNSIIRGVSTVMTSYSSWNGKKMHANHFLVTDFLKNKLKFRGFVISDWQGIDRITSPPGVNYSYSVEAGVGAGIDMIMVPFAYTEFIDDLTYQVKNNIIPMSRIDDAVYRILRVKFTMGLFESPYADPSLVGELGKQEHRDLAREAVRKSLVLLKNGKSASAPLLPLPKKAGKILVAGSHADDLGNQCGGWTITWQGQTGNDKTAGTTILSAIKSIVDPSTEVVFSENPDSAAVDSGKYDYAIVVVGEPPYAETFGDNLNLTIPAPGPSVIQSVCKSVRCVVVLISGRPLVVEPYIGAMDAFVAAWLPGSEGQGVTDVLFGDYGFSGKLARTWFKSVDQLPMNVGDKHYDPLFPFGFGLTTEANK; encoded by the exons CTGCACAAGACCACCTTTGTTCTCCTCATGTTCTGCTTGGCGGCGTTGGGAAGCGCGGATTATCTCAAGTACAAGGATCCGAAGCAGCCTCTTGGCGTTCGCATCAAGGATCTGCTTGGTCGGATGACCCTCGCTGAAAAGATCGGCCAGATGACCCAGATTGAGAGGGAGAATGCCACAGCAGAGGCCATGTCCAAGTACTTCATAG GTAGCGTACTGAGTGGTGGAGGCAGTGTGCCTTCTCCTCAGGCATCCGCTGCGGCTTGGCAGTCGATGGTGAACGAGATGCAAAAGGGCGCCCTTTCCACCCGCCTAGGTATTCCGATGATCTACGGTATTGATGCCGTGCATGGTCACAACAACGTCTACAAAGCTACCATCTTCCCACATAATGTTGGCCTCGGAGCTACCAG GGACCCTATGTTGATAAAGAGGATAGGAGAAGCAACTGCTCTTGAAGTTAGAGCAACGGGAATTCCTTACGCTTTTGCTCCGTGTATTGCG GTGTGTAGAGATCCAAGATGGGGACGCTGCTACGAAAGCTACAGCGAAGACCCAAAGGTTGTCCAGTCCATGACCACACTTATCTCTGGTCTGCAAGGCGACGTTCCGGCTGGTTCTGAGGGAAGGCCATACGTTGGTGGAAG CAAGAAGGTTGCTGCATGCGCAAAGCACTATGTCGGTGACGGTGGTACGTTTATGGGGATCAACGAGAATGATACAATCATCGACGCCCATGGGCTGATGACTATCCATATGCCTGCTTATTACAATTCTATCATCAGAGGTGTCTCCACTGTTATGACCTCGTACTCTAGCTGGAACGGCAAGAAAATGCACGCCAACCACTTCCTTGTCACTGATTTTCTGAAGAACAAGCTCAAATTCCGG GGTTTCGTGATTTCAGACTGGCAAGGCATTGATCGGATTACTAGTCCTCCAGGTGTGAACTATTCTTATTCAGTTGAGGCCGGAGTTGGTGCCGGTATTGACATG ATCATGGTTCCTTTTGCCTACACCGAATTCATTGATGATCTGACATACCAAGTAAAGAACAACATTATCCCCATGAGCAGAATCGATGATGCTGTCTACAGGATTCTTAGGGTGAAGTTCACCATGGGCCTGTTTGAGAGCCCCTATGCTGACCCAAGCCTCGTTGGTGAACTCGGGAAGCAG GAACACCGCGATCTCGCTCGTGAAGCCGTCAGGAAGTCATTGGTGTTGCTGAAAAATGGAAAATCTGCCTCCGCTCCGCTGTTGCCTCTCCCGAAGAAGGCCGGCAAGATCCTCGTCGCCGGAAGCCACGCCGACGACTTGGGCAACCAGTGCGGAGGATGGACCATCACATGGCAAGGACAGACCGGCAACGACAAAACTGCCG GGACGACGATCCTTTCGGCGATCAAGTCCATCGTCGACCCCAGCACGGAGGTGGTCTTCTCGGAGAACCCGGACAGCGCCGCCGTGGACAGCGGCAAGTACGACTACGCCATCGTGGTGGTCGGCGAGCCGCCCTACGCCGAGACGTTCGGCGACAACCTCAACCTGACGATCCCTGCCCCGGGTCCCTCGGTGATCCAGAGCGTGTGCAAGAGCGTCAGGTGCGTGGTGGTGCTCATCTCCGGCAGGCCGCTGGTGGTGGAGCCGTACATCGGCGCCATGGACGCGTTCGTCGCCGCGTGGCTGCCCGGCTCCGAGGGCCAGGGCGTCACCGACGTGCTGTTCGGCGACTACGGGTTCTCCGGGAAGCTGGCCAGGACGTGGTTCAAGTCGGTGGACCAGCTGCCGATGAACGTCGGCGACAAGCACTACGACCCGCTGTTCCCCTTCGGGTTTGGCCTCACCACTGAGGCCAACAAGTGA